A region from the Aeromicrobium choanae genome encodes:
- a CDS encoding ATP-binding cassette domain-containing protein produces the protein MTTTSTEQQARPMGDVLLEAQGVSLSFGSVRALADVSVQVRAGEITALVGDNGAGKSTLVRCIAGVHTADEGTIRFDGEVVAFHAPDQARNAGIETVHQNLALVEDLTVWQNLYLNREVTGGFGPFTYLKKRAMRSGAQEMVSKLAVNVPAVTSTVRRLSGGQRQAVAICRAAGFSSKLVIMDEPTAALGVQETARVEELILRLRHEGHAVLLISHNFDQVMRLSDQVWVMRAGRCVAGRRTVETSGEEIVGLITGAISQ, from the coding sequence ATGACGACCACCAGCACCGAACAGCAGGCCCGGCCCATGGGCGACGTCCTGCTGGAGGCCCAGGGCGTGTCCCTGTCGTTCGGCTCCGTGCGCGCCCTGGCCGACGTGTCGGTCCAGGTCCGCGCCGGGGAGATCACGGCACTCGTCGGCGACAACGGCGCGGGCAAGTCGACCCTCGTCCGGTGCATCGCGGGCGTGCACACCGCCGACGAGGGCACGATCCGCTTCGACGGTGAGGTCGTCGCGTTCCACGCCCCCGACCAGGCCCGCAACGCGGGGATCGAGACCGTGCACCAGAACCTCGCGCTCGTCGAGGACCTCACGGTGTGGCAGAACCTCTACCTCAACCGCGAGGTCACCGGCGGCTTCGGCCCGTTCACGTACTTGAAGAAGCGCGCGATGCGCAGCGGTGCGCAGGAGATGGTCTCCAAGCTGGCGGTGAACGTGCCGGCGGTGACCTCCACGGTGCGCCGGCTGTCGGGTGGTCAGCGGCAGGCCGTCGCCATCTGCCGCGCCGCCGGGTTCAGCTCCAAGCTCGTCATCATGGACGAGCCGACGGCAGCCCTGGGCGTCCAGGAGACGGCCCGAGTCGAGGAGCTCATCCTGCGGCTGCGCCACGAGGGCCACGCGGTCCTGCTCATCAGCCACAACTTCGACCAGGTCATGCGGCTGTCCGACCAGGTCTGGGTGATGCGCGCCGGGCGCTGCGTCGCCGGACGTCGGACCGTCGAGACCAGCGGCGAGGAGATCGTCGGCCTCATCACGGGGGCGATCTCGCAATGA
- a CDS encoding ABC transporter permease: MTTTTAPPASRGTAVAERLRQPSFWVEWASVLGLVVLVAIFTVLDPRFLSSGNIKTMLLASAILTILAVGQSFVILTAGIDLSIASTMTLAAVAFGMAMTSGKGLFLSCIVAVLAGAAVGLVNGFLIAKGGITDFIVTLGALSAASGLALILSDGRPITVISAPLFKLSAGGFGMIPYTFLIALGVAVLAHLVLFSTPFGTHVLATGGSVDAAQATGVRTARIKMAVYLISGVLAGLAAILLVARVGSAEPAANTTFLLNSVAAVVLGGVSLFGGKGSIKGPVFGALLLTALTNGLTLLGVSQFYQPLAVGIVVVGAAFLTRFET; the protein is encoded by the coding sequence ATGACCACCACCACGGCACCCCCGGCGTCGCGCGGCACGGCCGTCGCCGAGCGGCTGCGCCAGCCATCGTTCTGGGTCGAATGGGCATCCGTGCTCGGACTCGTCGTCCTCGTGGCGATCTTCACCGTCCTCGACCCGAGATTCCTCAGCTCCGGCAACATCAAGACGATGCTGCTGGCCTCGGCCATCCTGACGATCCTCGCGGTCGGGCAGTCCTTCGTGATCCTCACGGCGGGCATCGACCTGTCGATCGCCTCGACGATGACCCTCGCCGCCGTGGCGTTCGGCATGGCGATGACCAGCGGCAAGGGACTGTTCCTGTCCTGCATCGTCGCGGTGCTCGCCGGCGCCGCCGTCGGCCTGGTGAACGGATTCCTCATCGCGAAGGGCGGCATCACCGACTTCATCGTCACGCTGGGCGCCCTCTCGGCCGCCTCCGGCCTGGCGCTGATCCTGTCCGACGGCCGCCCGATCACCGTCATCAGCGCGCCGCTGTTCAAGCTCTCCGCCGGTGGCTTCGGGATGATCCCCTACACCTTCCTCATCGCGCTCGGCGTCGCCGTGCTGGCCCACCTGGTGCTCTTCTCCACCCCGTTCGGCACGCACGTGCTGGCGACCGGTGGGTCGGTCGACGCGGCGCAGGCCACCGGCGTGCGCACCGCACGGATCAAGATGGCCGTCTACCTGATCTCCGGCGTCCTGGCCGGACTCGCCGCGATCCTGCTCGTGGCGCGGGTCGGCTCGGCCGAGCCCGCGGCGAACACGACCTTCCTGCTGAACTCCGTCGCGGCGGTCGTGCTCGGCGGCGTCAGCCTGTTCGGCGGCAAGGGCTCGATCAAGGGCCCCGTGTTCGGCGCGCTGCTGCTGACCGCCCTGACCAACGGACTCACGCTGCTCGGCGTGTCCCAGTTCTACCAACCGCTGGCCGTCGGCATCGTCGTCGTCGGCGCGGCCTTCCTGACGAGGTTCGAGACATGA
- a CDS encoding ROK family transcriptional regulator gives MATFDEGISETLSLLRRKGGMTRAEIVAETGLSRSAVNLRIDALLEARLVSGSARETVAKGRPAEVFSFNSERGKLLAADVGATKFRAGLCNLGGDVESEIELPSDVSAGPEILLTSIMKCFETFLAETGTNDDEILGIGLSLPAPVKRGSGMSVNPPIMPLWNRFDVPAWFGERFASPVFLEKDANAMAYGEARFSHPEADDLLLVKIGTGIGSGLIREGRLYRGADGAAGDLGHIPMTLPGDDEGPLCKCGNHGCLEARAGGWAILRDLREAGADVDSQDDLIAALAAGDPSAVQLARRAGQAIGTAVATAVNLLNPRVVVLAGHLVAAGGDHLLPAIRERVYSRSLPLATADLTIVASSLHPREGLVGLAHLVSDGILEPAQIGRLVERGPSD, from the coding sequence ATGGCCACCTTCGACGAGGGGATCAGCGAGACGCTCTCCCTCCTGCGACGCAAGGGCGGCATGACCCGTGCGGAGATCGTGGCCGAGACCGGACTGTCCCGCAGCGCCGTCAACCTGCGGATCGACGCGCTCCTCGAGGCCCGACTCGTCTCGGGCTCGGCGCGCGAGACGGTGGCGAAGGGCAGGCCCGCCGAGGTCTTCTCCTTCAACAGCGAGCGCGGCAAGCTGCTGGCGGCCGACGTCGGCGCGACGAAGTTCCGCGCCGGCCTGTGCAACCTCGGCGGCGACGTGGAGTCCGAGATCGAGCTGCCGTCCGACGTCTCCGCCGGGCCCGAGATCCTGCTGACCTCGATCATGAAGTGCTTCGAGACGTTCCTCGCCGAGACCGGCACCAACGACGACGAGATCCTCGGAATCGGCCTGAGCCTGCCCGCACCCGTCAAGCGCGGCTCCGGCATGTCGGTCAACCCGCCGATCATGCCGCTGTGGAACCGCTTCGACGTCCCGGCCTGGTTCGGCGAGCGGTTCGCCTCCCCCGTGTTCCTCGAGAAGGACGCGAACGCCATGGCCTACGGCGAGGCTCGGTTCTCCCACCCGGAGGCCGACGACCTGCTCCTGGTCAAGATCGGCACGGGCATCGGCAGTGGCCTGATCCGCGAGGGCCGGCTGTACCGGGGCGCGGACGGCGCGGCGGGCGACCTCGGCCACATCCCCATGACGCTGCCGGGCGACGACGAGGGGCCGCTGTGCAAGTGCGGCAACCACGGCTGCCTCGAGGCGCGCGCCGGCGGCTGGGCCATCCTGCGCGACCTGCGAGAGGCGGGCGCCGACGTCGACTCGCAGGACGACCTGATCGCGGCCCTGGCCGCGGGCGATCCCTCGGCCGTCCAGCTCGCGCGCCGGGCCGGCCAGGCGATCGGCACCGCCGTCGCCACGGCGGTCAACCTCCTCAACCCCCGGGTGGTCGTGCTGGCTGGTCACCTCGTGGCTGCGGGCGGCGATCACCTGCTGCCGGCGATCCGCGAGCGCGTCTACAGCCGCTCGCTCCCCCTCGCGACGGCCGACCTGACGATCGTGGCCAGCAGCCTGCACCCGCGTGAGGGCCTGGTCGGGCTCGCCCACCTGGTCAGCGACGGGATCCTCGAGCCTGCGCAGATCGGGCGCCTGGTGGAGCGCGGGCCCTCCGACTGA
- a CDS encoding substrate-binding domain-containing protein, whose product MSIFQTRKRMRVSLGVVAVSAGLLLAACGSSDDSGSDSGDSKDAGDTNIGIVIKGLDNPFFQHMEDGINAEQKESGADIEIQAAASITDTSGQADKLTNLANQEFDCYLVNPISGTNLIQGIAQIAAKGTPIVNIDNPVEAKAADAAGAEIATYIGTDNVAAGKMVADQLAKLDSDGGDVATVGGIAGDVTSAQRIDGFKEGLADSFEVVQEVAANWDRQEAQTQAETILQANPDLAAFFVANDDMAMGVARAVAAADKKGKTLVVSVDGIDGVASGDIDAAVAQYPFVVGKMGLQACEAAALGEELPEKVDTPIALITPDNAKEAQDAFPEPPNEYDNPFADLLGR is encoded by the coding sequence ATGAGCATCTTCCAGACGAGGAAGAGGATGCGGGTCTCGCTCGGCGTCGTCGCCGTGAGCGCGGGACTCCTGCTGGCGGCGTGCGGCTCGTCCGACGACTCCGGCAGTGACTCCGGTGACAGCAAGGACGCCGGCGACACCAACATCGGCATCGTCATCAAGGGCCTGGACAACCCGTTCTTCCAGCACATGGAGGACGGCATCAACGCCGAGCAGAAGGAGTCGGGCGCCGACATCGAGATCCAGGCCGCCGCCTCGATCACCGACACCTCCGGCCAGGCCGACAAGCTCACGAACCTGGCCAACCAGGAGTTCGACTGCTACCTGGTCAACCCGATCAGCGGCACGAACCTGATCCAGGGCATCGCCCAGATCGCGGCCAAGGGCACGCCGATCGTCAACATCGACAACCCGGTCGAGGCCAAGGCAGCGGACGCCGCCGGCGCGGAGATCGCCACGTACATCGGCACCGACAACGTCGCCGCCGGCAAGATGGTCGCCGACCAGCTGGCCAAGCTCGACTCCGACGGCGGCGACGTCGCCACCGTCGGCGGCATCGCGGGCGACGTGACCAGCGCGCAGCGCATCGACGGCTTCAAGGAGGGCCTGGCCGACAGCTTCGAGGTCGTCCAGGAGGTCGCCGCGAACTGGGACCGCCAGGAGGCCCAGACGCAGGCCGAGACGATCCTGCAGGCCAACCCCGACCTCGCCGCGTTCTTCGTGGCCAACGACGACATGGCGATGGGCGTGGCGCGAGCCGTGGCCGCCGCCGACAAGAAGGGCAAGACCCTCGTCGTCTCGGTCGACGGCATCGACGGGGTCGCCTCCGGCGACATCGACGCCGCCGTGGCCCAGTACCCGTTCGTCGTGGGCAAGATGGGCCTCCAGGCCTGCGAGGCCGCGGCCCTCGGCGAGGAGCTGCCGGAGAAGGTCGACACCCCGATCGCCCTCATCACGCCGGACAACGCCAAGGAGGCCCAGGACGCGTTCCCGGAGCCCCCGAACGAGTACGACAACCCCTTCGCGGACCTGCTCGGCCGCTGA
- a CDS encoding Gfo/Idh/MocA family protein — MTTSFAPVRWAVAGWGVGGRVFHAPLIRSADGMDLVAVVSTNPDRGREARAEALEVMEDLASLREAGVEGVTITTPAGTHADLAVEALELGLHVVVDKPFATTAHDARRIVAAASGDTVLTVYQNRRWDGDFLTLEQLVRDGELGRVDRLESRIERFRPDLPRWTRDRDSQAGGGVLVDLGPHLIDQAVHLLGPVRQVLGDLSTLGEDRLSEDDAILMLRHDSGARSTIVASVHAAAEGPRFRVSGTRGGLRIEGFDPQEDQLFAGESPRSSGARWGEDDPGRTVWLEGPDGAGRRAMDRGRWDTFYPAVASAIRTGSAVPVPASDAVHVAAIFDAARLSAAQDRWVDVAPNAKN, encoded by the coding sequence ATGACGACGTCGTTCGCGCCGGTGCGCTGGGCGGTCGCGGGCTGGGGCGTCGGAGGCCGGGTGTTCCACGCGCCGCTCATCCGCTCGGCCGACGGCATGGACCTGGTGGCGGTGGTGTCGACCAACCCCGACCGCGGACGTGAGGCTCGCGCGGAGGCGCTCGAGGTGATGGAGGACCTCGCGAGCCTGCGCGAGGCGGGCGTCGAGGGCGTGACGATCACGACCCCCGCCGGAACCCACGCCGACCTCGCGGTCGAGGCGCTCGAGCTCGGGCTCCACGTCGTGGTGGACAAGCCGTTCGCGACCACCGCCCACGACGCGCGGCGCATCGTCGCCGCCGCGTCGGGCGACACCGTGCTGACCGTCTACCAGAACCGCCGGTGGGACGGGGACTTCCTCACGCTCGAGCAGCTCGTGCGGGACGGTGAGCTCGGCCGGGTCGATCGTCTCGAGTCCAGGATCGAGCGGTTCCGGCCCGACCTTCCTCGGTGGACCCGCGACCGCGACTCGCAGGCGGGTGGGGGAGTGCTGGTGGACCTCGGCCCCCATCTCATCGACCAGGCGGTCCACCTGCTCGGACCGGTGCGCCAGGTGCTCGGCGACCTCAGCACGCTCGGGGAGGACCGGCTGAGCGAGGACGACGCGATCCTCATGCTGCGGCACGACAGCGGAGCACGATCGACCATCGTGGCATCGGTGCACGCGGCGGCGGAGGGCCCGCGGTTCCGTGTCTCCGGCACCCGCGGCGGCCTGCGCATCGAGGGGTTCGACCCCCAGGAGGACCAGCTGTTCGCCGGCGAGAGTCCTCGCTCGTCGGGTGCGCGCTGGGGCGAGGACGATCCGGGTCGCACGGTATGGCTGGAAGGGCCCGATGGTGCGGGGCGGCGTGCGATGGACCGCGGCCGGTGGGACACCTTCTACCCGGCGGTGGCCTCCGCGATTCGCACCGGCTCGGCCGTGCCGGTGCCGGCGTCGGACGCGGTCCACGTCGCGGCGATCTTCGATGCGGCCCGGCTGAGTGCGGCGCAGGACCGATGGGTCGACGTGGCGCCGAACGCTAAAAATTGA
- a CDS encoding sugar phosphate isomerase/epimerase family protein — translation MTTNDHQETTTVDQRNPIGVHALVWVGGTRPDEIAQAVQRTKAAGFDLLELSLHEMEVLDVEDTRRAVEEAGLDVACSRGLAFDADVSSDDPEVVARGEKILHESLDVVAGLGSPILTGALYSALGKYGRPLTDAGRANVVSVLRALAQEAAGRGVRLGLEICNRYETNVINTARDALRLADDIGEDNVFIHLDTYHMNIEESDFVTPVLDVADRLGYVHIGENHRGYLGSGSIDFPAFFHALARVDFTGPITFESFSSAVVSPTLSNDLAVWRSLWTDGDDLARRAHGFIDTHLAASASIDA, via the coding sequence ATGACCACCAACGATCACCAGGAGACCACCACCGTGGACCAGCGCAACCCCATCGGCGTGCACGCCCTCGTCTGGGTCGGCGGCACGCGCCCCGACGAGATCGCCCAGGCCGTGCAGCGGACGAAGGCAGCGGGCTTCGACCTGCTCGAGCTGTCCCTGCACGAGATGGAGGTCCTCGACGTCGAGGACACCCGCCGCGCCGTCGAGGAGGCCGGGCTCGACGTCGCCTGCTCGCGCGGACTGGCCTTCGACGCCGACGTCTCGAGCGACGACCCCGAGGTGGTGGCGCGAGGAGAGAAGATCCTGCACGAGTCGCTCGACGTCGTCGCGGGCCTGGGCAGCCCCATCCTGACCGGCGCGCTCTACAGCGCCCTCGGCAAGTACGGCCGCCCGCTGACCGATGCGGGCCGGGCCAACGTCGTCTCGGTCCTGCGCGCCCTGGCGCAGGAGGCGGCGGGGCGCGGCGTGCGCCTGGGCCTGGAGATCTGCAACCGCTACGAGACCAACGTGATCAACACGGCGCGTGACGCGCTGCGGCTGGCCGACGACATCGGCGAGGACAACGTGTTCATCCACCTGGACACGTACCACATGAACATCGAGGAGTCGGACTTCGTGACGCCGGTGCTCGACGTCGCCGATCGCCTCGGCTACGTGCACATCGGCGAGAACCACCGGGGCTACCTGGGCTCGGGCTCGATCGACTTCCCGGCGTTCTTCCATGCGCTCGCCCGGGTGGACTTCACCGGGCCGATCACGTTCGAGAGCTTCTCCTCGGCCGTCGTCAGCCCCACCCTGTCCAACGATCTCGCCGTCTGGCGCTCGCTGTGGACCGATGGCGACGACCTGGCCCGCCGGGCGCACGGCTTCATCGACACGCATCTCGCGGCGTCCGCCTCGATCGACGCGTGA
- a CDS encoding xylulokinase: MSRPCVLGLDLGTSGVKAVLVGQDGAVLARADRGYAVDSPHPHWAETDPAQWEAAARDAVRAVLASADVEVLAVGLDGQMHGTVLVDPEGDPVRPAVLWPDGRATAELALWQGLPAERRRALANPLAPGMTGPVLAWLTRHEPGVVARAHRVLLPKDWLRTRLVPGAFVTDHSDASATLAWDLELDEWSGAVLEAAGIRPDLLPEVVPSDTVVGRLAAPEATAWGLPPGIPVVAGCADAAATLVGSTSASGRLIVTVGSGAQVVLPGITPSFEGEVIHHTYRAADGGAYAMVAVMNAGIALTRVVSLLGGTWEDLYRDYDRHRSVPGFVPFLSGERLPTSAPAGSGRWFGLGLETERADLFAAALEGLCFTIRRGIESMPAVADPAIDVAGGGTRSPVFAQLLADVLGRDLCRVDLEDATAVGSARLAFAAAGLECPPVPERTGSAVRPGEPGPLDERYARFLAEVDR, translated from the coding sequence ATGAGCCGCCCGTGCGTCCTGGGCCTCGACCTCGGCACGAGCGGCGTCAAGGCCGTGCTGGTGGGCCAGGACGGTGCCGTCCTGGCCCGCGCGGACCGGGGCTATGCCGTCGACTCGCCGCACCCGCACTGGGCCGAGACGGACCCGGCGCAGTGGGAGGCCGCGGCGCGTGACGCCGTGCGGGCCGTGCTCGCGTCGGCGGACGTCGAGGTCCTCGCGGTCGGCCTCGACGGGCAGATGCACGGGACCGTGCTGGTCGACCCCGAGGGCGACCCCGTGCGGCCCGCGGTGCTGTGGCCCGACGGTCGCGCCACCGCGGAGCTGGCGCTGTGGCAGGGCCTGCCCGCCGAGCGGCGCCGTGCGCTGGCGAACCCCCTCGCGCCCGGCATGACCGGGCCGGTCCTGGCGTGGCTCACCCGCCACGAGCCGGGCGTCGTCGCGCGGGCCCACCGGGTCCTGCTGCCGAAGGACTGGTTGCGCACGCGCCTGGTCCCCGGGGCGTTCGTCACCGATCACTCCGACGCGTCCGCGACGTTGGCGTGGGACCTCGAGCTGGACGAGTGGAGCGGGGCGGTCCTCGAGGCGGCGGGCATCCGGCCCGACCTGCTTCCGGAGGTCGTCCCGTCGGACACGGTCGTCGGGCGGCTGGCCGCTCCGGAGGCCACCGCCTGGGGCCTGCCCCCGGGCATCCCGGTCGTGGCGGGGTGTGCCGACGCCGCCGCCACCCTCGTCGGCTCCACCTCGGCCTCGGGTCGCCTCATCGTGACGGTGGGATCGGGTGCCCAGGTCGTCCTGCCGGGCATCACGCCGTCGTTCGAGGGTGAGGTCATCCACCACACGTATCGCGCGGCGGACGGCGGCGCCTACGCGATGGTGGCGGTGATGAACGCGGGCATCGCACTGACGCGGGTGGTCAGCCTGCTCGGAGGGACCTGGGAGGACCTGTACCGCGACTACGACCGCCACCGGTCCGTACCGGGATTCGTGCCCTTCCTGTCGGGTGAGCGGCTGCCGACGTCGGCCCCCGCGGGGTCGGGCCGCTGGTTCGGGCTCGGGCTGGAGACCGAGCGTGCCGATCTGTTCGCCGCCGCCCTCGAGGGCCTCTGCTTCACGATCCGTCGCGGCATCGAGTCGATGCCGGCGGTCGCCGACCCAGCGATCGACGTGGCAGGCGGTGGCACCCGGTCGCCCGTCTTCGCGCAGCTGCTGGCGGACGTGCTCGGGCGCGACCTGTGCCGGGTCGACCTCGAGGACGCCACGGCCGTCGGCTCCGCCCGGCTCGCCTTCGCCGCCGCCGGGCTCGAGTGCCCGCCCGTGCCGGAGCGCACGGGTTCCGCGGTCCGCCCGGGGGAGCCGGGACCGCTGGACGAGCGCTACGCGCGCTTCCTGGCCGAGGTCGATCGATGA